In Drosophila santomea strain STO CAGO 1482 chromosome 3L, Prin_Dsan_1.1, whole genome shotgun sequence, a single window of DNA contains:
- the LOC120448952 gene encoding larval cuticle protein 65Ag1-like, with protein MKFLIVFVALFAVALAAPAQNQEAQILRSESDVGPDGFKYEWETSDGQGAQAEGHLNNAGTENEAISVRGSYRFVADDGVTYEVQYIADENGFQPQGAHLPVAPVA; from the exons ATGAAATTCCTGATTGTCTTTGTCGCCCTCTTCGCCGTGGCTCTGGCTGCTCCTGCACAAAACCAAGAAGCCCAAATCCTGCGGTCCGAGTCCGATGTTGGACCCGACGGCTTCAAATATGA GTGGGAGACTTCCGATGGACAGGGTGCTCAAGCTGAGGGTCATCTGAACAACGCTGGAACTGAGAACGAGGCTATCTCCGTCCGTGGATCCTACAGATTCGTTGCTGACGATGGTGTCACCTACGAGGTTCAATACATTGCCGATGAGAACGGATTCCAGCCCCAGGGTGCTCATCTGCCCGTTGCCCCTGTGGCCTAA
- the LOC120448659 gene encoding larval cuticle protein 65Ag1-like — protein MKFLIVFVALFAVALAAPAQNQEAQILRSESDVGPDSFKYEWETSDGQGAQAEGHLNNAGTENEAISVRGSYRFVADDGVTYEVQYIADENGFQPQGAHLPVAPEV, from the exons ATGAAATTCCTGATTGTCTTTGTCGCCCTCTTCGCCGTGGCTCTGGCTGCTCCTGCACAAAACCAAGAAGCCCAAATCCTGCGGTCCGAGTCCGATGTTGGACCCGACAGCTTCAAATATGA GTGGGAGACTTCCGATGGACAGGGTGCTCAAGCTGAGGGTCATCTGAACAACGCTGGAACTGAGAACGAGGCTATCTCCGTCCGTGGATCCTACAGATTCGTTGCTGACGATGGTGTCACCTACGAGGTTCAATACATCGCCGATGAGAACGGATTCCAGCCCCAGGGTGCCCATCTGCCCGTTGCCCCTGAGGTCTAA
- the LOC120448815 gene encoding larval cuticle protein 65Ag1-like — translation MYKRVGSELNQYHSHPALRDQHTIQKIKMKFLIVFVALFALTAAGSFSKEAQIERQFSDVGPEGFSYDFSTTDGVAAQAAGLLKNAGTKDEALAVKGSFSFVADDGQTYTVNYVADENGYQPQGAHLPVAPVA, via the exons ATGTATAAAAGAGTTGGAAGTGAACTCAATCAATATCATTCGCATCCTGCTCTTCGAGATCAGCACACAAtccaaaaaatcaaaatgaagtTCCTGATTGTCTTCGTCGCCCTCTTCGCCCTGACCGCCGCCGGCTCTTTTAGCAAGGAAGCTCAGATTGAGAGGCAGTTCTCCGATGTCGGACCCGAAGGCTTTTCCTATGA CTTTTCCACCACCGATGGAGTCGCTGCTCAGGCCGCCGGATTGCTGAAGAATGCTGGAACCAAGGATGAGGCCCTCGCTGTCAAGGGTTCCTTCTCCTTTGTGGCCGATGATGGCCAGACCTACACCGTCAACTACGTCGCCGATGAGAACGGATACCAGCCCCAGGGTGCCCATCTGCCCGTTGCCCCCGTCGCTTAA